Proteins encoded by one window of Musa acuminata AAA Group cultivar baxijiao chromosome BXJ2-9, Cavendish_Baxijiao_AAA, whole genome shotgun sequence:
- the LOC135585134 gene encoding auxin-induced protein 22D-like isoform X2 produces the protein MEDLDNLKATELTLGLPGTDAPEKPSPASTTGANKRANEECCLPVAKKQVVGWPPLRSYRMNSIRIRKMEAEDNTGIYVKVGMDGAPYLRKVDLRVYTGYKELMEALNDMFKCFSLEGHEESGYAITYEDKDGDWMLVGDVPWEMFISSCKRMRIMKGSEARGLSSST, from the exons ATGGAAGATCTCGACAACCTCAAGGCAACCGAGTTGACACTTGGTCTCCCTGGCACCGACGCCCCGGAGAAGCCATCGCCGGCCAGCACCACTGGGGCTAACAAGCGGGCCAACGAGGAGTGCTGTTTGCCTGTAGCCAA GAAACAGGTCGTGGGATGGCCACCTCTGAGATCTTACAGGATGAACAGCATCAGGATAAGAAAGATGGAGGCAGAAGACAACACGGGAATCTACGTGAAGGTCGGCATGGATGGAGCCCCTTACCTAAGAAAAGTGGATCTTAGGGTTTACACGGGCTATAAGGAGCTCATGGAGGCCTTGAATGACATGTTCAAATGTTTTTCTTTAG AAGGACATGAAGAGTCTGGTTATGCAATCACATATGAAGATAAAGATGGAGATTGGATGTTGGTTGGAGATGTTCCATGGGA GATGTTCATCTCTTCATGCAAGAGGATGAGGATAATGAAGGGATCTGAAGCAAGAGGCTTGAGCTCAAGCACATAG
- the LOC135585134 gene encoding auxin-induced protein 22D-like isoform X1, giving the protein MEDLDNLKATELTLGLPGTDAPEKPSPASTTGANKRANEECCLPVAKKQVVGWPPLRSYRMNSIRIRKMEAEDNTGIYVKVGMDGAPYLRKVDLRVYTGYKELMEALNDMFKCFSLGGAEGHEESGYAITYEDKDGDWMLVGDVPWEMFISSCKRMRIMKGSEARGLSSST; this is encoded by the exons ATGGAAGATCTCGACAACCTCAAGGCAACCGAGTTGACACTTGGTCTCCCTGGCACCGACGCCCCGGAGAAGCCATCGCCGGCCAGCACCACTGGGGCTAACAAGCGGGCCAACGAGGAGTGCTGTTTGCCTGTAGCCAA GAAACAGGTCGTGGGATGGCCACCTCTGAGATCTTACAGGATGAACAGCATCAGGATAAGAAAGATGGAGGCAGAAGACAACACGGGAATCTACGTGAAGGTCGGCATGGATGGAGCCCCTTACCTAAGAAAAGTGGATCTTAGGGTTTACACGGGCTATAAGGAGCTCATGGAGGCCTTGAATGACATGTTCAAATGTTTTTCTTTAG GTGGTGCAGAAGGACATGAAGAGTCTGGTTATGCAATCACATATGAAGATAAAGATGGAGATTGGATGTTGGTTGGAGATGTTCCATGGGA GATGTTCATCTCTTCATGCAAGAGGATGAGGATAATGAAGGGATCTGAAGCAAGAGGCTTGAGCTCAAGCACATAG